CAAATCCGGCCAGGATATCGACCAGCACCTGTTCATATGAGGCAAGGTGAGCGATGATGTCCTTGACCGACCAGACCCCACAGGCTCCTGGCGTTTCCCAGGCGCTTTCGGGGAACCCTTCGAGCGTTGAGAGAACTGCTGGTTGTCCGTACTTCAAAATGTCTTTTGCGTTCATGAGTTGATCCTTTCTTCTGTTTTGACTTGCGGATGTGCAGCTTGAATTTTGTGCTCATCCAAAGATTGCCCGGCGGTTTTTCTGCCAACGAGAAAGATGCCGAGTAAGACGATGGCCAGTCCTGCCAATGCGTTGATCCCCACAGTTTCACGCAACAGCAGCGCGCCATAAACCAGGGCCATGCATGGAAGGAGATAAGTAACGATGACGGTACGTGTTGGCCCCACATGGTCAATCAGCCAGTAGAAGCAGATGTAGGCAAGGGTTGTGCCGGCCAACGCCAGCCCTAACACGGATGCGATCACCGCGCCTGATAGTGGCAGCGTGGGAGGATGAACGGCGAATGCAATAGCGGCGATGGGACCTAGTATACAAGCTCCCATGGCTGTCTGACCAAGAGCGGGCAGTATCGACGGAAGGCCCGCCAGCAATTGGTGAGCAAGAAGGCCCCCAATAGCATAACTGATTGCTCCGAGCAGAATAGAGCAAACGCCCAGGATGTAGAATGTCGAGACGCCGGTGTTTAGTGCCGTCGGACCAATGACGATCGCGACGCCCACAATGCCAATAGCGACACCGGCAAAACGCTGCCAGGTGATACGTTCGCCTCCCGGCCACCAGTGCGAGATGATCACCGTTGCTAATGGGAGCGTCGAGGTCAGGATAGCCGCCAGGCCCGATGGCACATACTGTTCTCCCCAGCTAATCGCAAGGTATGGGATGATAGCATTGAAGATGGCTACTACCGCAAAGCTTCCCAGGTGTGTATGCCATCCTCTCAGCACCTGCGCTTGAAATGGTACCACCAGCAGCAGGCCAATCGTTGCGATCACAAAACGCGCGCCAACCAGGCTCAGTGGTGATAGTTCGGTGACGGCGACGCGAATGAAGAGGAATGATGACCCCCAAAGCGCCGCCAGGACAAAAAGGACGAGATATTCACGGAATCGCATCTGTTGGCCTCCTTATCTCAAGCCCGCGAATAAGTCGTTTTCCACCTGCCTGCCACCGTTGACGCGACTGAAGACACGGTAATAGCACTGTGTTCCCCATAACTTTTCGCGCTGCTCCTGCGAGAGATTTTCAAGCACATGGTAGGCAGGTACTTGCGTCTGGTGGCAGGAGATTGCGCGCGCGACGGTCCTCCAGTAATCCCAGGTATCAATGCGTGTCGTTACCGACCAGTCCGGCCAGGTGATCATGCCGCGCTTTACGCCATCGATATACATCACCAGGTCGCCAAAGACCGATTGATACACGGCAAACACATCTTCAGTCTCGGCCATGTAATAGAGCTTCGACACGCTATACGGGGCGAGTTCCGCATGGTAATGGGAGCGCGGGTCAGCGGCCTCGATGAGAGCTGCCGTGGTGAATTGGCAAATGGCGATATGATCCGGGTGTCCATATCCTCCATATGGTCCGAAAGTGATGACTACATCGGGATGTACGCGACGCACATGTTCAACGATTTTAGCAATTGCCCCGGCTGGCGGAACGGTATCAAGCTCTCCATCCAGGTAATCCAGAAAATGAACGCTGGAAACACCAAGCGTATTCGCGGCTGCTCGTACTTCAGCTTCACGTATCTTTCCCAGCGCCTCTACCCCTGGATATTCGCTTTCGGCACCCGGCCAGCCACGCTCCCCGCGTGTCGCGACTATGAGCGTAACCTCGATGCCCTCTGCGGCATATTTTGCCAGAGCGCCGCCATTACCAAGTGATTCATCATCTGGATGGGCCAGAACTGCCATTAATTTCAATGTTCCTACTTCCTTTCCCATAGTATCAAGCAACCAGGTCCGATTAGATGAGAACAGCCACCAGGCGCTGTCCCTACATTTGTGAGAAGTATAGATGGGAAAAGCAGACGTTACATCGTGGCAAACACGGAGATATTGACAGCGTTCACACGTAGATGAGAGGAAAATACACGGAGCGAGATTTTTACAGAAATCTGCGAACGCCCGCCGGGAGGTTTTTGGGCAAAAAACCTCCCAAACGAGCCTTTGTTACGGTCCATGGCGAAGCAGGCTCAGGCCTGGCGCTTCGTGCGGATCACTTCATACTGCTCATAGCCCCTGCGTACACCATGAATGAGATAGTCGAACGCCCCGCTCTTGCCCTGCGCCTCCCGCACGACGAGCTGCGTCGTATCCAGTTCTACGACATAGAGCTGCAACCACGCGCCGCGTGACGTGAGTTGAACGGTCAAGCCTGAGGATTCGGTGACGAGCCGGAAGTGCTCGGGTAAGGCGATTACGGCTTTGCCATTGACGAGCTGGCTGCTACCCCGCACATATGTCCCCGCTTCGCCTCCCTCCAGCGCAACATACACAATTTCCTTTGTTGGATCGGTCGGATGAGCCTGGACAAAGTTTTTGGTGCCCGTCGCGGAGAAGTTGCCATTCACCTGAACATTGCCATCAAACAATCCTGCCAGGCCAGACTGGGTGAAGCCATGGACGCCAGTGCCACTGTTGCTGGCGCCGTAGACCCCGGTGCCGCTGCTACCGTCACTTTCACCAAAGATGCCAATACCGTTGCCGGAGATGCCCTGGACGGCGATGTTGCCGCTGAAGCCATAGACGCCGATGCCGGTGGTGGTGTTGCCTAGGACGCCGAACTTGCCACCATCGCCTTCGACGCCGACGTTGGTGCTTTGACCCTGGACGCCAATGTTATTGCTGTCGCCATAGACACCGACGCCACTATCACTGCGGCCATCCACACCGTCGGCCCCGTTCGTGCCGGTAGCCTTGACCGCCGGCGTGCCACTCACACTACTGGCCAGGACCCCCGCCCCACTACTCAAAGTGCTCGTGCTCAATGCGCCGCCGACGGTCAGGTCTTTGTCCATATTGACACTGCCGCCGGCGAAATGGCCTGCCAGACCGGTGCTGGTGATGGCAACGAGGGCGGTGCCACTACTACTGGTGGCTGAGACCCCGGTGCCGCTATCACTGGTCGCATCCACGCCGTCGGCCCCGTTCGTGCCTGTGGCACTCGCCGCCGGCGTGCCCGCTTTGCTGCTGGTAAAGATTCCTTTCTTGGGAATGTCTGCCGCCTGGGCCGTCCCGCCGCCCAGTTGCAGCAGTGCGCCCGCTCCCACGCTCACTGCCGCCATCCCCACACCTTTCGCCAGCATCTTCCTGCGGCTGCTCCCACGGAGATGAGTGGGTATCTGCGACCCGGCTGGCATCTCTTCCTCAGAAGCTTTCGGAAGTTGCGCATGTCCTTTCATCAGTTCCTCCTGCAGGCGACCATTCGCCTGGTTCAACCCGGCCTCCCCTGTCGCCTGCGCGTTCCGGGTTGGCTCCTCAGATGGTGTGTTCATTGTTATCTCCTTTCCTTCCAGGGCAATCTTCTTTACGTAAGGTAAGCACCTTACTAGCTGCCTACTGATAGGAAATGTACTCGATTAAAGCTATGAACACATCGGTAGGATAACGTATCGGATTACGTATTTTTCTAGACTTACTCTTATCTTTCCGCCAGGCCTGTTTCAACTGCCCAGACGGCGATTTGCGTGCGCGAGGTGCAGCCCAATTTGTACATGATGTTCCCAATATGCGTTTCGATGGTGCGTTTGGAGACGACCAGGCTCTCCGCGATTTCGGCGTTGGATTTGCCCTGGGCAATCAGTAGAGCAACCTCGCGTTCGCGCGCCGTCAGACCGCCGGGCGCCTGTTTAGGTAATTGGGGATGCTGTTGAGGCAATAAAGCTGTTGCTTGATCCAGGAAATTATTCCGTAGAGGTTCATTATCGATGTTAGTCGCGAGTTCTTCAATCAGTGTTCGGGCCGCGGCAAACTCTTGTTCAGCCTCTACATTTCTTCCCCGAGCCAGATAGAGATTGCCGCTAGCGAGATAAATGTGCCACAGTACCGGTCGAGCTCCATACTCCCTGGCAATCTCACGCGCCCTGGCAAAAGCTGCTTCGGCCTCTATGGGTTGCTGTAAAGCTGCCAGCGCTTCACCGCGTAATTTCAGGATGAGCAGGCTTCCCTGTCCTTCTCCAACGTTCGGGTCAAAAGCGTCAAGCTCATCGAGGATTTCTAAGGCACGGGCAGGATTACCCCGCGCCAGTTCCAGCTCGCTTGTCGCGCACCAGAGCAACCGTTGAGCCATCGTTCGCGCCTGGTCACCTGGACTCGAACCGGCCTGAAGTACCTTTTCCGCGTAGGAAAGGTCTTTCATTTGAATAGCGGTTGAGGCCAGGTAGCCCGTGGACATACGCGTCCAGAACAACGAACCGACCTCTTGCGCCAATAGCAGCGCCTGCTCAAAGTGTTGCCGCGCCTGTGGAAGCGCCAGTAGACCTCTATAGATGCCCCCAAGCATGGCATGCGCGGCCGCCTGCCACTGGTGATGTTCAATCTCTTCCGCGATATCTAGACTTGTCTGAGCCGCCGCCAATGCGCGCGTATACTCACCCTGGGAACCCAGACACAATCCCAACTGGAAGAGGGCATATGCCTCCGCTGAACGTTGACCGATCTCACGCGCAATTTTGAAAGCGTTCTGAGCATCATGTTGCGCCTCGGCTAAACTGCCTGCCGCGACCATCATATCTGTATGAAATGTCGGGCCACGCATTGCTAAGGTGGCCAGGCTCGATGTCAAACCCTGCCGGTTACCGGTTTCTCGAAAGAGTTTTATCGCCTGCGTATAGTAAGCCGTACCCTTAATCAGGTCTCCACCAAGGTAGCTCGCCATTCCTAATAAATCCAGAGTTTCTGCGATTCCATGCGGGTCGTTGAGCTGCTCAAAAATGCTCAAAGCCTCCTGATGATAGCGCAATGCCTCATCTGGTTGCTCTACATTCAGATACCAGTTGCCGACACGATTAAGACTTCGTGCATAGAGCATGGGGTCAGCAAGCGATTGTGCCAGGGCCAGCGCCTGCCGGAACCAGGTTTCTGTCTTGATATAATCGCGTTCTGCCCATAAAAACCCCAGGTCGATCAGACTTTGCCATTCCGCCTGCCGATTTTGCAGCAGGCGGGCAGTTTCCAAAGCTCTCGTGTAATTCTGCTCTGCTTGCTCAAATTCACCAAGTGTTTCATGTGCCTGCCCGAGAGCACGATATAATACCGGTGAAGCTGGAGTTGACGGCAGGTGATCGATAGCTTCCAGAGCCCAGGTGAAATAGTCGACGGCAGCACGGTGTGAGTATAACCGGAGCGCCTTTTCTCCGGCGCGGTAGGCGTAATCCAGCGTCTTCTCCCATGCTCCTGCTAAGTAAAAATGATAAGCCAGGTCTTCAAGGTAGGCATCGAACGAAAGATGAGGTGTGGGGACCAGATTGCTCGCATCCTGGGTGTGATCGTGAGCTGTAGCCGAAATAAGCTTCTCAAGGGTTTCGGCAATAGCCTCATGAAGCATCCTGCGTTCGCGTTTGAGCAACTGGGTATAAATAGCTCGCCGCGTCAGCGCGTGGCGAAAGGCAAACCGCTCGCCAGATTCTTCAACGACCAGTTGAGCGACAACCAACTCTTTCATAATGCGCAGGAGTTGCTGCTCGTCATATGAGGTAAGCTGCTGTAAGAGGGCAAAATCGAAATGCCGCCCCGCGACTGCTGCCAGCGTCAGCACATGCCTGGCAGATTCTCCCAGGTATTCTGTCCGCCGTTGCACGCCATCCTGAATGCTCTGCGGAACAGAAATCTCGCGAGAAGCACTTCGATTCCAGAAACCTGCCGCGTAGAAAATATCGCCCGCCGCGATCAGAGTAGTCAGCGTCTCTTCAACGAAAAAGGGATTGCCCTCGGTCAGTGTGAAGAGGGTATCCAGGAGCTCCCCGTGCAAGAAACGACGCATATCAAGGGACGTATGTTTCGTATCGAAAATAACTGCCAGCATCGTATCGACTTCGACGCGTGTAAGAGGCAGGAGTCGAATTTCCTGCGTGAGCCGCGACCTATTCATCTGGGCAAGCCAGTTGCTCAAGGATGGAGGTATTTCGTCATGACGATAGGTAGCAACAAGCAGGATCGATTGGGACAGAGCATGCCTTGCGAGCGAATGCAGAAAATCCAGGCTGGTATCATCGCTCCAATGCACATCTTCTATAATAAGGAGTACTGGAGACCGCGTTGAGAGACGGAGAAAAAAATTTGCCAGAACCGCGAAAAGCCGCCGTTTCTCCTGTTCAGGCTCAAGTTGTGAAAGAGGAATAGTTTGATCGGAAACAAATTCGGGTAGTAAAGGATAGATTTTCCGCACCAGGCTGTTCAGTTCAGCAGCAGGTATATCTGTTGGATGAGAAGCAAAGAGGGAACGTAGCAAATCGAGTAGAGGAGCATAGGGATAATTACTATCAGCAGGGAAGCAATTCCCTTGCAGCACGAGAAATCCCTGCTTTGCGGCATAGCCTTTAGCCTCGGCGACCAGGCGCGATTTCCCAACTCCAGCCTCACCGCTGATAGTGGTGACATGACCCTCTCCACGTTTTGCCAGATCGACAAGCCCGCGTAATGTTTCAAGTTGTCCCGCTCGCCCAACCAGGATTGGCGCGATGACGGACGGAGTGGCTGATGCCTGCATCGCTTTGATCCTCGAAGCTTTGCTCTATTTGTTTTTGTTGCTACACAAGCCGCATCAAGACAGCCTATTTTAGCAGGAATAGGACTAACACTGCAATGGTATTCTTGCTAACATTGGGATTGTGATATAAATACAATCTGAACCCTTGAAATTGGAAGTAGCCTGTCCTAGAAACGAAGAGAAATATGGCCATCGAAGACGCATTAGAACAATATCCACGTGTCCTTTTGACA
The sequence above is a segment of the Ktedonobacteraceae bacterium genome. Coding sequences within it:
- a CDS encoding EamA family transporter, with translation MRFREYLVLFVLAALWGSSFLFIRVAVTELSPLSLVGARFVIATIGLLLVVPFQAQVLRGWHTHLGSFAVVAIFNAIIPYLAISWGEQYVPSGLAAILTSTLPLATVIISHWWPGGERITWQRFAGVAIGIVGVAIVIGPTALNTGVSTFYILGVCSILLGAISYAIGGLLAHQLLAGLPSILPALGQTAMGACILGPIAAIAFAVHPPTLPLSGAVIASVLGLALAGTTLAYICFYWLIDHVGPTRTVIVTYLLPCMALVYGALLLRETVGINALAGLAIVLLGIFLVGRKTAGQSLDEHKIQAAHPQVKTEERINS
- a CDS encoding PIG-L family deacetylase, which encodes MAVLAHPDDESLGNGGALAKYAAEGIEVTLIVATRGERGWPGAESEYPGVEALGKIREAEVRAAANTLGVSSVHFLDYLDGELDTVPPAGAIAKIVEHVRRVHPDVVITFGPYGGYGHPDHIAICQFTTAALIEAADPRSHYHAELAPYSVSKLYYMAETEDVFAVYQSVFGDLVMYIDGVKRGMITWPDWSVTTRIDTWDYWRTVARAISCHQTQVPAYHVLENLSQEQREKLWGTQCYYRVFSRVNGGRQVENDLFAGLR
- a CDS encoding AAA family ATPase, which translates into the protein MQASATPSVIAPILVGRAGQLETLRGLVDLAKRGEGHVTTISGEAGVGKSRLVAEAKGYAAKQGFLVLQGNCFPADSNYPYAPLLDLLRSLFASHPTDIPAAELNSLVRKIYPLLPEFVSDQTIPLSQLEPEQEKRRLFAVLANFFLRLSTRSPVLLIIEDVHWSDDTSLDFLHSLARHALSQSILLVATYRHDEIPPSLSNWLAQMNRSRLTQEIRLLPLTRVEVDTMLAVIFDTKHTSLDMRRFLHGELLDTLFTLTEGNPFFVEETLTTLIAAGDIFYAAGFWNRSASREISVPQSIQDGVQRRTEYLGESARHVLTLAAVAGRHFDFALLQQLTSYDEQQLLRIMKELVVAQLVVEESGERFAFRHALTRRAIYTQLLKRERRMLHEAIAETLEKLISATAHDHTQDASNLVPTPHLSFDAYLEDLAYHFYLAGAWEKTLDYAYRAGEKALRLYSHRAAVDYFTWALEAIDHLPSTPASPVLYRALGQAHETLGEFEQAEQNYTRALETARLLQNRQAEWQSLIDLGFLWAERDYIKTETWFRQALALAQSLADPMLYARSLNRVGNWYLNVEQPDEALRYHQEALSIFEQLNDPHGIAETLDLLGMASYLGGDLIKGTAYYTQAIKLFRETGNRQGLTSSLATLAMRGPTFHTDMMVAAGSLAEAQHDAQNAFKIAREIGQRSAEAYALFQLGLCLGSQGEYTRALAAAQTSLDIAEEIEHHQWQAAAHAMLGGIYRGLLALPQARQHFEQALLLAQEVGSLFWTRMSTGYLASTAIQMKDLSYAEKVLQAGSSPGDQARTMAQRLLWCATSELELARGNPARALEILDELDAFDPNVGEGQGSLLILKLRGEALAALQQPIEAEAAFARAREIAREYGARPVLWHIYLASGNLYLARGRNVEAEQEFAAARTLIEELATNIDNEPLRNNFLDQATALLPQQHPQLPKQAPGGLTAREREVALLIAQGKSNAEIAESLVVSKRTIETHIGNIMYKLGCTSRTQIAVWAVETGLAER